TGCATCTCGATCGCCACCTCGCGCGCGCCGTCGATTTCGAATATCGAAAGCGGCGCGAAGCCGCCGAATGCCAGCTCGGAATACGCGTTGTCGTACACCAGCACGATGCCGTGCTCCCGGCAGAACGCGACGGCCTCTTCGAGCGTCTCGCGCGTCGCGACCGCGCCGGTGGGGTTGTTGGGGTAATTCAAAAACAGCATCTTCGCGCGATCCGCGGCGTCGGCGGGAATCGATGAAAGATCGGGCGCGAAATCGCGATCCGCCGAAAGCGCGAAGCGATGCGGCAATCCGCCCGCGAACGACGTGGCGACCTCGTAAACCGGATAGCCCGGATCGGGGCAAAGCGTCACGTCGCCCGGGTTCACGAACGCGAGCGGCACGTGCGCGATGCCTTCCTTGCTGCCGATCAGCGCGAGCACCTCGGTGTCGGGATCAAACGCCTGCCCGAATCGCGCGCGCATGAACGCCGCCGCCGCCGCGCGGAAATCGCGCCGGCCGTTGTAGTCCGGGTAGCGGTGCGTCGCCGGGTCCGTCGCCGCTTCGCGCAGGCGATCGACGATGAAACGCGGCGTCGGCAGGTCGGGGTCGCCGATCCCCAGGCTGATGATATCCTTTCCCTCCCCGCGCGCCTTTTCGCGCGCCTTGTCGATCGCGGCGAAGGGGTACGGCGGCAGGTTGCGGATGCGGTCGGCGGGCAGGATCGGGGGCATGGTTTCTCCAAAAACAGCGGGATGGACGAAATGGACCGATTGGACATTATGGACGGGATGGACAAACCAGACGCCCCGTCCGGCGTGCGGCAAAGCGCATTTTTTATCGTCGCGCTCCGCCCGTGTCCACAGGGGCGCCGTCCATATTGTCGATCATGCCCATAATGTCCATTCCCCGCGCCGCCCCGCGCGAGGGCGCGCTGGCCCTTTTCCTCGTGCTTCTTTCGCTTGTCGCCTACGCGCGCGCGCTGCCCGCGCCGTATATGTGGGACGACGTGTCGCTCATTGCCGACAATCCGGCGCTCGAAGATCCCGCGAACATCCTTCGCTATTTCGTGGAGGACCTCGGCCACTTCAATCAATCGCCGCGCGACATGGGCTTCTATCGCCCGATGCAGGCGCTCACGTTTCACCTGGAGGCGATGACTTTCGGCAAGCGCGCACCGGTGCATCGCGCGATCAACGCGCTCTGGCACGGTGTCGCCGCCGCGTCGATCTTCTTTCTGGCGCGCGCGTTCGCGCTACCGCTTGGCGTCGCGTTTTTCACCGGACTGCTCTTCGTACTGCATCCGCTCGCGACGGAGCAGGTGGCCCTTGTCGCCAATCGCGGCGGCGTCATGGCCGGCGCGCTCTATCTCGCCGTGCTCGCGCTGCTCGCGCGCGCGGCGACGAACGGCGAACTTGTCATCCTGAGCCGTCCCTTTGTCATCCTGAGCGAAGCGAAGGATCTCGCCACACGCCGGACAACGCGCGCGTTTGCCCTCGCGCTTGCGCTCTACGCGATCGCCCTGCTGACGAAGGACGAAGCGCTCACACTCGCCGCGCCGGCGGCGGCGCTGGCGTTCTTTCTACCGGCGGCGCGAATCGGTGCGCGGAAGGAGATCCTTTGCTTCGCTCAGGATGACGGATGCGGAGAGCGGCTTCGGCTGGCTGCACGTCTGGCTGGCCCCGTCGCGGCGCTTGCGCTCGCGTACGTCGTTTGGCGGTGGTTCGTGCTCGACATCTCGCACGGGGGCCGCATCGAGGTGACATTTCCGCTCGCGACGCGCGTCGCGGCCATTCCCGCGATCGCGCTCAAGGCGTTCGCGCTCGCGTTCGTACCGACGAATCTGCGAGCGATCCGCACCGCGGACATCGCCTCGCTCGCCTCGCCGGGCGTCGCCATCGGAGCGACGCTCGTATGGATCGCGATCTTCTTTGCCGCGTGGCGCGCCCGCCGCGCCGCGCCGATCGTGCCGTTCGCGGCGCTGCTTTTCGCCGCGACGATGGCGCCGTCATCGGGACTCGTGCCGCTTCTTCGCCCGATTGCCGAGCACTACTACTACCTTCCCACGGCGGCGATGTGCCTGGCGATGGGCGGCGTGATTGGAGTCCTGATCGAGCGCCCCGGATGGCGAATCCGCCGTGGAATCGCGGTCGGCGCGGCGTCGGCGGTTGTCGTCATTTTTGGCGTCATGACGTGGCAGCGCCTTGGCGCGTGGACAAGCGAAGAGGCGCTATGGCGCGACAACTTCTCAAAGGAACCCCGCAACACGCACGTCATGAACAACCTCGGTACGCTCGCGGCGATCCGCGGCGACTCGCAGGAGGCCTTCCAGATGTTTCGCGCCGCGGCGTTCACCGGCGAGCCGAACCCGAAGGCGCTCGCCAATCTCGCGCGGGCCGCGATCGATCTTGGCCAATATCCCGACGCCGCGCGGGCGCTCGATTTGTTGCTCGCGAATCGGCCGAAAGAT
This DNA window, taken from bacterium, encodes the following:
- a CDS encoding LL-diaminopimelate aminotransferase — encoded protein: MPPILPADRIRNLPPYPFAAIDKAREKARGEGKDIISLGIGDPDLPTPRFIVDRLREAATDPATHRYPDYNGRRDFRAAAAAFMRARFGQAFDPDTEVLALIGSKEGIAHVPLAFVNPGDVTLCPDPGYPVYEVATSFAGGLPHRFALSADRDFAPDLSSIPADAADRAKMLFLNYPNNPTGAVATRETLEEAVAFCREHGIVLVYDNAYSELAFGGFAPLSIFEIDGAREVAIEMHSLSKTFNMTGWRIGFAVGDARFVGPLGKVKTNIDSGAFDAIQLAGITALERYEDAAVKDNHKTFGDRRRATETRLGEMGIEFLSSPATFYVWCKTPGGKNSAEFVSRVLSETGVVLTPGTAFGPSGEGYFRIALTVPEPRLMEAMDRVAGVL
- a CDS encoding tetratricopeptide repeat protein, with protein sequence MSIPRAAPREGALALFLVLLSLVAYARALPAPYMWDDVSLIADNPALEDPANILRYFVEDLGHFNQSPRDMGFYRPMQALTFHLEAMTFGKRAPVHRAINALWHGVAAASIFFLARAFALPLGVAFFTGLLFVLHPLATEQVALVANRGGVMAGALYLAVLALLARAATNGELVILSRPFVILSEAKDLATRRTTRAFALALALYAIALLTKDEALTLAAPAAALAFFLPAARIGARKEILCFAQDDGCGERLRLAARLAGPVAALALAYVVWRWFVLDISHGGRIEVTFPLATRVAAIPAIALKAFALAFVPTNLRAIRTADIASLASPGVAIGATLVWIAIFFAAWRARRAAPIVPFAALLFAATMAPSSGLVPLLRPIAEHYYYLPTAAMCLAMGGVIGVLIERPGWRIRRGIAVGAASAVVVIFGVMTWQRLGAWTSEEALWRDNFSKEPRNTHVMNNLGTLAAIRGDSQEAFQMFRAAAFTGEPNPKALANLARAAIDLGQYPDAARALDLLLANRPKDRKAWFSLGRLSVRAATDSARDRIESIRARAGENADAASVFDTGVAYERSQIAKESSAP